In Vigna angularis cultivar LongXiaoDou No.4 chromosome 8, ASM1680809v1, whole genome shotgun sequence, one DNA window encodes the following:
- the LOC108344406 gene encoding uncharacterized protein LOC108344406 translates to MENQGEVQEGMKVDIQQLKEQITQILEAMNALQSPKDLCAQQPQQRVPEVQTFPSYGLPPNYTPPSGVDLGHLDTQKAEGNAVEVEGELGATTFTIPGKTIQPGIENMIMKKQPETKSSSYVVTPADFKDDKSKLEVFEKRLRAIEGEGSFEFGDARKLCLVPDVVIPPKFRLPEFEKYRGNTCPWSHITMYCRKMAAYAHDEKLLIHIFQESLIDVALTWYMRLETTHIYSWKDLVDAFLRQYEYNKDLTPDRIQLQNMVKKESESFREYAQRWREIAAQVEPPLRDKEMTTIFLNTLQPPFYEHMISSVSSSFADIVVIGERVEGGIRNGKIALGPQLVASLNEYGPRHEKDKKRRANSHFIAYPQMSHSHGSNRPIERRNYNRDEKVASFTPIPMTYTKLLPDLLRRNLIKVCPTRPIRPPYPKSYDTNAKCDYHEGACGHSTEACKALKHKVQSLIDSGCLKFEESQSITLARREFAPTNAMDK, encoded by the coding sequence atggagaaccaagGAGAAGTTCAAGAGGGGATGAAAGTCGATATCCAACAGCTGAAGGAACAAATAACTCAAATCCTAGAGGCCATGAATGCCTTACAAAGCCCCAAAGATTTGTGCgcacaacaaccacaacaaagAGTTCCAGAAGTAcaaactttcccttcctatggtcttcCCCCGAATTATACTCCACCATCAGGAGTGGACTTGGGGCATCTTGATACTCAAAAGGCCGAAGGTAATGCAGTTGAAGTAGAAGGCGAGCTTGGGGCAACCACTTTCACAATTCCTGGGAAGACAATCCAACCAGGTATTGAGAAcatgataatgaaaaaacaacCTGAGACAAAGTCTTCATCTTATGTCGTTACACCAGCAGATTTTAAGGACGATAAGAGTAAATTAGAAGTCTTTGAGAAGAGGTTAAGAGCCATAGAAGGtgaaggaagttttgaatttggagatgcTAGAAAACTATGTTTAGTTCCTGATGTGGTGATACCTCCAAAGTTCAGGTTGCCAGAATTTGAGAAATATCGGGGAAATACTTGCCCATGGAGCCATATAACCATGTACTGCAGAAAAATGGCGGCTTATGCCCACgatgaaaaacttttgattcacATCTTCCAAGAAAGTTTAATTGACGTAGCTCTGACTTGGTACATGCGCTTAGAAACTACTCACATCTATTCATGGAAAGATCTGGTTGATGCATTCCTAAGGCAGtatgaatataataaagatCTAACACCTGACAGAATACAACTGCAAAACATGGTGAAGAAAGAGTCTGAATCATTTAGAGAATATGCCCAAAGGTGGAGAGAAATTGCTGCTCAAGTAGAACCGCCTCTGAGAGACAAGGAGATGACTACCATATTTTTGAATACTCTACAACCACCATTTTATGAACACATGATAAGCAGTGTCTCCTCAAGTTTTGCAGACATAGTAGTAATTGGAGAGAGGGTCGAGGGTGGcataagaaatggaaaaattgcACTAGGCCCACAACTAGTAGCGAGTTTAAATGAGTATGGTCCTAGAcatgagaaagataaaaaacGAAGAGCTAACTCACATTTTATTGCCTATCCTCAAATGTCACATTCTCATGGGTCCAATCGACCCATTGAGCGAAGAAATTACAATCGTGATGAGAAGGTCGCCAGCTTCACTCCTATCCCCATGACCTATACAAAGTTACTGCCAGATCTTCTCCGCAGAAACCTCATAAAGGTTTGTCCAACTAGACCTATACGACCTCCGTACCCAAAGAGCTATGACACAAACGCCAAGTGTGATTATCATGAAGGAGCGTGTGGACACTCAACAGAGGCATGCAAGGCTTTAAAGCATAAAGTGCAATCTTTGATCGATTcaggatgtttaaagtttgaagaaagtcAATCCATCACTCTGGCAAGGCGCGAGTTCGCCCCTACAAATGCCATGGACAAATGA